The Aerosakkonema funiforme FACHB-1375 genome includes a window with the following:
- a CDS encoding SDR family NAD(P)-dependent oxidoreductase, which yields MNRLLEGKVAIVTGAGTGIGEAIAHKFAKAGAKVVVNGLPEDPVKEVVEAIRKYGGQALAYAGDISEESHAQACVRAAITEYGNLHILVNNAGVFLVTAETEHYPIEDFDRTIRMNIRSAFLMTKYALPHLQRTRGNIISAGSEAGFNGLAKNTPYGGTKGWMHSFMLGVAVEQAKYGVRANCVCPGAIDTAWTHKETGPMDAQMEKMLINATPMARRGTPEEIANVYAFLASDEASYVTGALWLADGGVTAAKGAVGQETPQSLRVEPQGELRLDHSLEGLEDKNFHTIKR from the coding sequence GTGAATAGACTTTTGGAAGGAAAAGTTGCGATTGTTACTGGTGCCGGTACTGGAATTGGCGAAGCGATCGCACACAAATTTGCCAAAGCAGGTGCTAAAGTCGTCGTCAACGGACTGCCGGAAGATCCGGTAAAAGAAGTCGTAGAAGCGATTAGAAAATACGGCGGTCAAGCGCTTGCATATGCGGGCGACATTTCCGAAGAATCCCACGCCCAAGCTTGCGTTCGTGCAGCCATTACCGAATACGGAAATCTTCACATTTTGGTCAATAATGCCGGTGTATTTTTGGTCACTGCCGAAACCGAGCATTACCCGATCGAAGACTTCGATCGCACCATTCGGATGAATATCAGATCGGCATTTCTGATGACAAAATACGCCCTGCCGCACTTACAAAGAACGCGGGGCAATATCATTTCAGCGGGATCGGAAGCAGGCTTTAACGGGTTAGCTAAAAATACCCCCTACGGCGGCACAAAAGGATGGATGCACTCGTTTATGTTGGGAGTTGCTGTCGAGCAGGCAAAGTATGGAGTACGTGCTAATTGCGTTTGTCCCGGTGCGATCGATACAGCTTGGACGCACAAGGAAACTGGGCCAATGGATGCCCAGATGGAAAAAATGTTGATAAATGCCACACCAATGGCTCGACGCGGTACTCCAGAAGAAATAGCTAACGTCTATGCTTTCTTGGCATCGGACGAAGCAAGTTACGTCACTGGTGCTTTGTGGTTAGCCGATGGCGGGGTCACAGCAGCCAAGGGAGCAGTCGGTCAGGAAACACCGCAATCGCTGCGAGTTGAACCCCAAGGCGAACTGCGCCTAGATCATTCTTTAGAGGGGTTAGAAGACAAAAACTTTCACACCATTAAGAGATGA